Below is a genomic region from Rhizobium sp. TH2.
TTCGGGAGTTTTGCATGTCCAACCACAGCAGCGCGTTCAAGCAGGAAGTTGTCGAGTATTACGGCGACGGGGCACATAGCTACCGAGAGGTCGGGCTGCGCTTCGGTCTCGACTATTCGATGGTTCGTCGGTGGGTAGCCAGCCACGCAGAACATGGCTTGGCGGGCTTGGCTCGGAAACACAGCCACTATGATGCGCAATTCAGGCTATCGGTGCTTAAGCGGATGTGGAAGGATGGTCTTTCCCATCGACAGGCGGCTGCGCTCTTCGACATTCGCAGCGTTGGTTGCCTCTCGGTCTGGGAGAGGCAGTATGAGCGCGGTGGGATTGAAGCCCTGGGTCCGCGCCGGCGAGGGAAGCCCAGATCAATGCCGGAACCACCGACCACAGGCACTGGCGCGGATGGACCGCAAAGCGACGAGGTCGGCGCTAATCGCAGTGTTTCCAATTCTTTTCTTCCTGTTTGCGTTGACGATCCTGAAGCTCAAGGGATTGAACGCCGCTATTGCCCCTGTTGCTTGTTCTCGTTCTCGATGGTTTTCGCGGCGTGCGTGAAACCTGGCCGGTCCTGCTTGTGATTGGCGTACTTTTCAGCGGCCTTCAAACTCTCACACTATATTTCCTTGGCCCGGAACTGACTGACATCGTGGCCCCGTTGGCCTCCATGGGCGCGCTGGCATTATTCATGCAGTTCTGGCAACCGAAGCGGATTTACCGGGAAGACGGTGCCCCGCCCGTATCGGCTCAACGCTGGTCGCTCACGGATGTGCTCAGGGCCTGGTCGCCATTTTACATTCTGACCGGGGATGGAGCATGCCGCAATTCAAACAGCTCTTTGCGAATGATGGTCTTTTCGCGGCCACGGTGCTGAAACTGCCGATCCCGTTCCTGCATCTGCAGATCGAGGAAATGCCTCCCATCGTTGATGCAGCCCATGCACTGCCTGCTGTCTGGAACGTAGCGCTGATCAGCGCATCGGGCACGGCAATCTTGATCGCTGTGATCATCACCACCTTGCTTTCATCAAGATTGTCGCCGTCGGGAGCGTTCGACCAGCTCAAGACAACAATTCGCGAGCTGTGGAGCCCGCTGACCATGATCTCTCTCATCATGGCCGTGGCCTATATCGCCAATTTCTCTGGAGCATCATCCAGCATCGGTCTGGGACTGGCTCAAACCGGTCGGATCTTTCCGCTGATCGCGCCTGTAATCGGTTGGTTCGGCGTGTTTATCACCGGATCGGTGGTCAACAGCAATACCCTCTTCGCCCACCTGCAATCGGTTACAGCTACTCAGATCGGGACCAGCCAAGCCCTGCTGGTGGCCGCCAATACGAGTGGTGGAGTGATGGCAAAACTGATCTCGCCGCAATCCATCGCCATAGCCGCCGCTGCTGTTGGTCAAGTCGGCCGAGAAGCCGACATCATGCGGACGACTCTGTTCTACAGTTTCGCGCTTCTTGCGTATGTCTCCGTCTGGACGTTTATGTTGTCCTTCATGGTCTGAGAGTTTGTTTCGGAAAGTCGTCCCGATTTGCTAGGAAACTGAACAGAACGATCCACATAATCGATGACGGGTCATCTGGTAGATCAGTGACTGCCTAACCCAAAATGGTCCTCCGCTCGCCGCCTCGATGACTGTTCGACCAATCGGAGATGAACTCGTCAGGACCTACGGAAGCGAGGTGTCGTTTGCCATTTATTGAGGTTCATCCTCACTTTGGGCGATTCGTACGCTGTTAGCGACGACATCGCTATGGGCGGGCATGCGAAAGAAATCGAAATGGTCGCCCGGCCCAGGGGTTAAGATTCTGGGTGTGACGCTCACTGTTGACGATGGGTGGGTTGTTTCCGCTCGGCGAAGCCGAAGTCGGCATGACTGGGCCCGCCGCAACCTCCAGGATCTGCCGGTCCACGGCAAGTCGGTGACAGTGACTCCTGCTCAGCCGCTGGCGTTGTGCACATCGGGAATGCGTACCGGCGAAATTTCACCGACCGAGTGCCGACGGTAGCTGATCCATACGCGGGTCGGACGAGCAGGAGAGATTGTCGGCCTGCTCGGCCATAGTGCCGGTGGCGTCCTGACGAGCCGTCGATGGAGCGGCTCGGCATGCCGGTCAGTGATGACACCATCCTGCGGCAGTTGAAGCGGGATGCCGTGGTTGCTCAACGCAATTCCGAGATACGGGAGGTCGGTATGATGAGTAGCGCAGGGCGACGAGCTACGGAACCATCATGGTTGCCCGTAGGACATACATCGCGAGTGTGTGCTTGCGCATCAAAGAAGTGATGACCGGACCGACCCTTTCGGGTGTCCCAACAAATTGCATGGACGTCAGAAATGAGGGCGCAAAGCGGCCGAAAATTGACACAGAGAAGGAAGTCCGCTTAGGCCAGCAACTATGACCCGCTTGATGGGAATCGAACTTGCGAACCCGTCGATTGCGAGGCGCCTTATCACAAATCACCGAAGCGGACGCTCCAGGAATAGCCCGGCAATGGCAGGATCTAAACCCATTGCAGCGGGCTGCCCGGACGAATGTCCTAGCTATTGAAATTTTCGGCTATTCAATATATATTCCGATACGTCGGAAACTTTAAAAGGAGGTCACCATGACGGCTGTAGCTGAAATGCTGAAGGCAACCGAGGCGGCCGTGGTCTCACGGGTGAGCCTCCGTGAAGTCAATCGCGTGATCGACGAGCACATCATCCCGGACTCATTTGTTTCCCTGGATAATGGTCGTCATGTGCGCGCTGCAGCATGTTGGATGATTTCGTTCTACTTTGACAGTGCAAAACGCCTAACGGCAGAGGAGCGGTTGAATACAATCCGCGCTGCCGAGGGACGATTGCTTAGCAACAACGTCAGCGAATGGTCGTTGCTACTTCTTCAGGACTGGACCATTCACGACGAATTTCTGACGATCGACCTCGCGCCTTTCGTACGAAGGACGGCCGAGCGGTTGAACGAACTTGAAGCGGCGCGTGATATGGTGACGGCTTCTGATGATATCCTCGGCGGGACCGCGATAATCAGCGGGACCCGCATTCCTGTCTACGACGTCGCTGCATCGGTGACCGCAGGTATTCCGACCCAGCGCATCCTTGAGGCCTACCCTAGTCTCAGCGAACGCCAGATACGGCTCGCAGCGATTTTTGCGGAAGCGAATCCAGCACGGGGTCGACCAAGGTCGGCCGGCGACCTTCCAGAAGGCGCCGTGATCGTTACAGACCGACGGATTTCTCGTCGCAGGAAGGCGGGATGAAATTCCTTGTTGACGAATGCCTAAGCCCGGAGCTTGCGAAACGAGCGATTCATGCCGGCCACGGAGAAAGTAGCCATATCACCTGGCTGAAGCTTTCCGGTCGTAAGGACTGGGAGCTGAAACCGATCATAATCGATGGTGACTGGACGTTCGTGACAAAGAATTCAGTCGATTTTCGAGGACCAATAGAAAATCCAGGCTCCAAGGGCCAATACTCCGATGTCGCGATCCATGCCGGACTTATATGTCTCAACGGCCCCCCGGGCATGGATCTCGATATGCAATTGGAGCTCTTTGAAGAGGCCTTGTCCGAAATTGGAAATATGAGTGATCTCATCAACCAGGTACTCGAAGTAACAGCCGAGGATGACGATACACTTCGCGTCCGCAGATACTTCCTGCCCGCCAATCAGGAATAACGAGGTCCTTCGATGGTTGCGTCCTTTTGAAGGTGCCGAGCGGCATGGCGAGGTCCGATCATGCACAGCGACACTCTCTGGACAGGCGGTTGTCTCTGTGGATCGAGACGGTAAGAGTTCGCGGAGACCCGCCACATTCGGCCATTGCCATTGCGACATCCGCAAGTGTGCTACCGGCGGCGCGTTAGGGACTTGAGCATGGTGATTGACAGCGGAGCTGTCATCCATATCCTTCGCAATGAGCCTGACCCGGCCATATCGTTTGAGGTCATGAATGATTGAGAGCCATACACGACAGGCGAATTGGCGCCGAGCCAATCCGACAAAGTACGATGCTCACCTTGCGGTTCAACGAGCACTGAAATCAGGGCTCCTCGAAAAGGACAGCTGCGAAGTGTGCGGGAATGAGAATGTAGACGCTCACCACGACCAGTACGACGATCCGCTCGAGGTCAGATGGTTATGCCGGCGCCATCACACCCGTCTCCATCATTACGGCGAAGACATGTTTCCGCTACGGTCACTGGCGACCAGTTAAGGTGAACACACAGGTATTGCGCCTTGATGGGATTCGATCCGTAAACCATGGCCCGTAAGCCAGAGGTTTCCTTCAATATCAGGAAGTTAGTAAACTACTGCAGCGATCAACATGGAACCTAACTGCCCAGTGCCACCGTGCCCGATCTACGTTCGGAAATTTGTCGCTGACAGCGAAGCTGAGCTCGGTCAAGTCGCCGCTCGAAGTTTGAGCGACTTTGATAGGTCAGAACTAGAGCGCAGCCTGTCCGAACTACATGAGTTTCATGATCGATGGACGCTGTTCAAGTCCAAGGGAATGGGATCGTCTTTGGTCGCGTTTCGAAATGCCATGGCGCTCGGCCAGCTCGCTGGGGACCAGCAGACGGCTGGATTGGCTTTGAGCACCGTCCACACCATGAAAGGATTGGAGAAAGACATCGTCTTCCTTGTCCAGATGTGCGAAGGGGTATTTCCAGATTACCGAGCGCAGTCAGCTGCCCAGATTGATGAAGAGCGCAATGCTATGTTCGTCGCAGTGACACGAGCGCGCCGCTGGCTCTACATTACCTATCCCCACAGCCGGAAAATGCCCTGGGGAGACGTCAGATCGCAGAAACGGTCACGCTTTCTCGACGAGATCGAGCACTGATCCAAGTGGCGAGGTTTGAGTAGTTACCGGCGGCGGGCACTCGTTGTGTTAGGGCGGACGCGTTCCTCCAGCCTAAATGAAATCACTCTTGAAGCCTGCTTCAGATCACCCCCCACGCCCGAAACCGCCCCCGCCCCGTCATCTCCCTGAGCCCCAACTCCTCGACGATCCTGAGCGCCGCTCGCGGCGTGACGCCAAGCGCCTCGGCCACCATGCCCGTCGAGACCAGCGGCCGCGCCATCACCAGGTCGATCAGCTTCGGCAGCTTCGACGAGGCCCGCCGGCCGATCAACCGCCGCTCCAGCACCTGGCGAGCGAGCGCCAGCCGGTCATGCTCCTTCAGCCCGAGGTCTGCGGCCGCGACGATACCATTGAGCAGTGCCAGCAGCCGCGTGTTGCGGCCGGGATGGCGCCGGCGATCGACGGCAATGGATTTCAGGCCGAGATTGATGGCGGTGAGATGGGCTGCCGTTGTCAGGCCGGCCTGGCGCAGGATGGCCGCCGCCAGCAATCGACCGAGCCAGGGGGCGTGCTGCAGGACCTGCAATGTGTTCCAGGCGTCGAGGACGATGATCGTCCGCAACGCTGCCGGCAGGCCTCCGGTTTCGTCGAGCACGGAGCGCCATTCGTCCAGGCGTTCGTCCTCGTCCCAGTCGAGATCATAGATAAACGGGTCCCGATCCCGCACACGACGCCGGCCCGGCGACTGCGCGCCTGCCAAGGCCGTCTCCGAGCGCGCCAGGGCCGCGTCGATATCGGCGAAGGCGGCCGCCAGCGGATCGGCATCGTCCAGGCCGTCCCGCTCCCCCTCCCCTGCTCCAACAGTGTCGAGATCCACGACCATGCCGCCCTTCGCTACCGAGATGGCACTATCCGATGCTGCAGGCACGCCGGCGACAACGTCGTGGCCGCGGAGGCTGCGCACGCCGTCAATGCTCAGCGCCCAACCCGGCGGCTGCGAGGCGATCCTTCGGCGGGCGCGCAGCACGTCGCGGGCCATGGTGAGCTCGTGGCTGGGCGCACGGATGTCGGCGCCGGCATCGTGCAGGACGAGGTCCTCGAGATGAACCAGTTCGCCATCGACCCAGAGCGAGGCACAGGCATCGGCAAAATGGGATCGCTCGATCCACCCCTGCCCGACCGGCGAACGGGCAATCCGCTCGTCGAGACGCGCCAAAGCCGCACCGGCGTCCGAAACCGGCTGCAAGAGGGTATGGATGGGCAGTTTTGCCAAATCATAACGCATTGAAATCATGATAGACGATTTGCCATATGGACGCTATATTCATTTTGCTGTCCGTCACTGGATGATCTTCATAGCTTAATAGTCACTATCGATAGGTATCAAGTATCGGTAGTGATGGCTTTTGCCGTCCGGAATGGCTAGAATCGGGGCAAATCACAGCCGCGAAGGCCCGGCGGAAACCCTGATTTCGAAAGATGTCGTCACCGAGCCTTCTGATGCCGGCGTTTCCGCCAGACATCGGTCGCCTTAGACGCTGCCCGGCGAGCGGTTAAAGCATCCTCGGCCGACTGCAGGGAACTCTCACACCGATGAACCAGTTAGACGGAAGCAAATTCAATTTACTGAAACCGGAGGATAGCCGATGTCGCGTGGACCACTCACCGCCCTTCTCGCCGTTCTTGCCGTCGCCGGTTATCAAAACCGCGACAAGATCGCCGAAATGCTCCGCGGCCTGCAGAACGGCCAGCAAACCAATCCCGACGGAACGGTGTCCCAAAACCAGGGCGGCCTCGGCGAACTGCTGGGTGGCTTGACAAAAGGTGGCTTGGGCAACATTCTTGGCGGATCCTCCCCGGGCGGCATTCTCAGCGGCGGCCTCGGAGGTCTTCTCGATCAGTTCAAGCAAAACGGACTCGGCGACCGCGCGGATTCCTGGGTCACCACTGGCCCCAATCAACCAATCAACGAACCTGACCTGTCCCAAGCCCTTGGCGACGATGTCCTTGGTGAACTGGCAGCAAAGACTGGGCTCTCGAAAGAGGAAATCCTCAGCCGCTTAACGCGCGATCTTCCGAAGGCCGTCGATGACCTGACACCGGATGGCGTCGTGCCGAGCGAGGACCATTTTGACGGATTATACAATGGCCCGGCGGCGCCGACATCGGTCCCAAGTGTTGGTCGCGTGGTCTGATGGGCGACAATCAGCCGATTGCCCTCGTTGTCGATGATGAACCGCTTGTTCGAATGGATACCGCCGACATGGTCGCCGATGAAGGCTTCGAGGTCATCGAGGCCAGAACGGTGGAGGACGCGTTTAAATTCCTGACCGACTACCCTTCTCTCCAACTTGTCATAACCGACCTTGAGACGCCCGGGTCTATGACCGGATGCCAGTTTGCGTGGGAGGTTGCGAACCGCTGGCCCCACATCTGCATGGTTGTCGCGTCAGGGGCGGGGCGCCCATTCGACGAGGATTTGCCACCATCGGCAATCTTCATCGCCAAGCCGATCTCCCAAGATGTCGTCCATGAAGCGATAGAAGAGTACTGTAACTGCGATTCTCGCTGATAAGCTTCGCGTGTATCACCCAGTACGGATCGTTAGAGGTGTTCGCAACTGACGTTAGCCGGCGCCGAGATGATTAAGAGCACCGATGTTGCGATTGGGAGCCAGTTCGCCGCTCAAGATTGAGGCGCACGCCGCCAATTAGAAAGCGGAAGTTGGCAGCGTCATGGCAGGCCTGACCAACTCTGCGCCTTACAGTCCCTATTAATATCATCCCGTTATGTCGCCGAGTCCAATATCGATGACGCATACATTGGTGGAGCACGTAGTCAGCGGCTTGGCATCGTGGAGACGGTAGAGGCGGCACCGCCGTGACAAAAGCCAGAACGCTATTTCTGATCTTTTAGATAAGCCATCACCTTGTCTCGGCTTGGTCCCGCTTCCTTGATTGCCTTCTTGGCCATTTGACGTGTGACGCCGGCCGATTTCATGACGTGAGCGATCTCGTGTTCCTGGTTGGAAACCAGCTTGCGATCTTGGCCCGTTTTCTTTGGATCGTCGGACATTGGTGCTCTCCATGACAAGAATATTACTAAGGAACTCAATCGCGACCTCGGTGTTCCCTGTTCGAAATGTGAGTCAGCGTAAAATGGCAGAGTTGATCGATATGGAGACGGCACGCGCAATGCGAAATGCGCCTGATGCTGATTGTCTCTCCACCGATGCCGAGGGGCATCCAGTCTTCATGTTCTCAGTCGGATATCGCCACGATGATCGTCGGTATAGCGTCGATATCTGGGCTCGATCTGAGCAAGACGCTGCAGAGCAGGTGGCCTCTATGCGCAGGACGCTGTGTCTCGAGGGCAGAGTGATTTCCGTCGTTACGCAGACGCCGTAAGAATCCTGATATTGCGCGGGAGTGAATTTCTTGGACGTCTTGACGAAACCTAGCGGGCTCCTCCGTGTTGATGGAGGCGCGCCGCTGCTGCCACAAGAGGTTCATTCGATCTCGGACCCGATGGCATGGGACCGTTTTTTTTCCGATTCCAGAAAACTGAGATTTGTATCATGCGAACAATTTGGAAAGCACTTCTTGTGACGTCCGCCATGGTGGTCGCGAACCAAGCTTTCGCAGGAGAGGCAAGTTTTCTCAAGACGCTCGAAGGATCCTATTCAGGCAAGGGGACCGTCAAGCTCCGTACGACATCAAAGCCCATATCCGTCAGATGCAAATTCAAATCGTCGGCCGACGTTCAGTCGCTCTCTCTGAATGGTTCCTGTACCGGGCTACTTGTCATTTCCAGGAAGATCGGCGCCGATATTCAAGTCGCAGGGACCGGGTACAGAGGCACTTACCTAGGCGCCGGCACTGGACCTGCCGTGCTCAAAGGTAAACGACGTGGGAATTCGCTCGCATTCAACGTCCGCTGGGCTAAGAACGTGAACGGTGACCGCGACGCAACGCTCACGGTTCAAAAAGTCGGCGATGGGGGGATGACGCTGATTACCACCGATCAGGACCCCGCCACGGGGAAAATAGTGACTACCAGCGAGATTCTTTTGAAGCGGCAATAACAATACTCTAGACTCGGGGCAAATCACGGTCGCGTCGCCGGACCGAGAATATTTTCCCGGAGCCAAACATGGCCAAGCGCCCCCTACCCGCCATTCCCACCGAGGCCGTGCTCAAGCGCTCCACGGAGCTCGATGCGCTTGACGCCATCCTGCCGTTGGATCGCCGCGACCAGCTCGCCGACATCCTGACCGACGACGATGTCGAAACCCTCAAACATCTCGCCGCCGAGGGGATGGGCGACAATACGCTCAGGGCGCTGGCCTCCGATCTCGCCTATCTCGAGGCCTGGGCCGCCGCGGCTATCGGCACCCCCCTGCCCTGGCCGGCGCCAGAAAACCTGTTGCTGAAGTTCGTGGCGCATCATCTGTGGGATCCCATCCGCCGCCAGAGCGACCCGGCCCATGGCATGCCGGCGGAGCTGGCCGACCATCTGAAAGCCCGTGGCTTGCTCAGGACCAATGGGCCGCATGCGCCGGCAACGGTGCGGCGCCGGCTGACCAGCTGGTCGATCCTAACCCGCTGGCGGGGACTTAGTGGGAGTTTCAGTGCGCCGTCGCTGAAAAGCGCGCTGCGGCTCGCGGTGCGTGCCACTGGCCGGCCAAGGCAGCGCAAGAGCAAGAAGGCGGTGACCGGCGATATCCTGGCCAAGTTGCTGGCGACCTGCAACAGTGATCGACCCGTCGATATCCGGGATCGCGCCCTGCTGCTGCTGGCCTTTGCCTCGGGCGGGCGGCGGCGGTCTGAGGTGGCTGGGCTCAGGATCGAGGATCTCGTTGATGAAGATCCGGTGCCAACTGATTCGAAGGTGCCGGATTCTCCTCTGCTGGCCTGTCTCAGCATCCATCTCGGGCGCACCAAGACCACTGATATCGAGGACGACGCCACCGTGCTGCTGATCGGCCGGCCGGTGGTCGCATTGAAGGCGTGGCTGGCAATGGCAGGGATCGACAGTGGTCCGGTATTCCGAAAGGTCGATCAATGGGGCAATGTCAGCCGCCAGGCACTGACACCGCAATCGGTGAACCTGGTGCTTAAGTCCCGAGCTGCCCAGGCCGGGCTCGATGCCACAGCCTATTCCGCCCATGGGCTGCGTGCCGGCTATCTGACGGAAGCCGCCAATCGCGGCATTCCCCTCCCCGAGGCGATGCAGCAGTCACAGCACAAGTCGCTCACCCAGGCGGCGAGCTACTACAACAACAGTGAACGCAAGCTCGGCCGGGCGGCACGGTTGATGGTCTAACACCAGATGCCCACGGTGTTGTTGCCCCAATTGTCTTATCATGCAGCATTGGCGCCGAAGTGTGAGGGTCGTTCAAGAATCCAACGAGGGTGCGCTTTCGAACCGAAACTATTTCGCTGCCCTGTCGTTTGGCGCAGCGAGGTAAGATGATGACGCGCTATTTCTTCCACATTCGTGACGGCGAAAACCTCCTGGAGGACGAGCAAGGTGTCGAGCTCGGGTCGCTTGAGGACGCACGCGCCGAAGCGGATCGCGCTACTCGTGAAATACTCATCCGCAACATCAAGCATGGCGAAACGCTGGACGCTCGACGTTTCGAA
It encodes:
- a CDS encoding 3'-5' exonuclease gives rise to the protein MSDFDRSELERSLSELHEFHDRWTLFKSKGMGSSLVAFRNAMALGQLAGDQQTAGLALSTVHTMKGLEKDIVFLVQMCEGVFPDYRAQSAAQIDEERNAMFVAVTRARRWLYITYPHSRKMPWGDVRSQKRSRFLDEIEH
- a CDS encoding response regulator — translated: MGDNQPIALVVDDEPLVRMDTADMVADEGFEVIEARTVEDAFKFLTDYPSLQLVITDLETPGSMTGCQFAWEVANRWPHICMVVASGAGRPFDEDLPPSAIFIAKPISQDVVHEAIEEYCNCDSR
- a CDS encoding DUF6894 family protein, with product MMTRYFFHIRDGENLLEDEQGVELGSLEDARAEADRATREILIRNIKHGETLDARRFEVWDEEGVPHFILPFKSAIGIE
- a CDS encoding site-specific integrase; this translates as MAKRPLPAIPTEAVLKRSTELDALDAILPLDRRDQLADILTDDDVETLKHLAAEGMGDNTLRALASDLAYLEAWAAAAIGTPLPWPAPENLLLKFVAHHLWDPIRRQSDPAHGMPAELADHLKARGLLRTNGPHAPATVRRRLTSWSILTRWRGLSGSFSAPSLKSALRLAVRATGRPRQRKSKKAVTGDILAKLLATCNSDRPVDIRDRALLLLAFASGGRRRSEVAGLRIEDLVDEDPVPTDSKVPDSPLLACLSIHLGRTKTTDIEDDATVLLIGRPVVALKAWLAMAGIDSGPVFRKVDQWGNVSRQALTPQSVNLVLKSRAAQAGLDATAYSAHGLRAGYLTEAANRGIPLPEAMQQSQHKSLTQAASYYNNSERKLGRAARLMV
- a CDS encoding L-lactate permease: MRETWPVLLVIGVLFSGLQTLTLYFLGPELTDIVAPLASMGALALFMQFWQPKRIYREDGAPPVSAQRWSLTDVLRAWSPFYILTGDGACRNSNSSLRMMVFSRPRC
- a CDS encoding L-lactate permease, giving the protein MPQFKQLFANDGLFAATVLKLPIPFLHLQIEEMPPIVDAAHALPAVWNVALISASGTAILIAVIITTLLSSRLSPSGAFDQLKTTIRELWSPLTMISLIMAVAYIANFSGASSSIGLGLAQTGRIFPLIAPVIGWFGVFITGSVVNSNTLFAHLQSVTATQIGTSQALLVAANTSGGVMAKLISPQSIAIAAAAVGQVGREADIMRTTLFYSFALLAYVSVWTFMLSFMV
- a CDS encoding DUF5615 family PIN-like protein, which codes for MKFLVDECLSPELAKRAIHAGHGESSHITWLKLSGRKDWELKPIIIDGDWTFVTKNSVDFRGPIENPGSKGQYSDVAIHAGLICLNGPPGMDLDMQLELFEEALSEIGNMSDLINQVLEVTAEDDDTLRVRRYFLPANQE
- a CDS encoding transposase, whose protein sequence is MSNHSSAFKQEVVEYYGDGAHSYREVGLRFGLDYSMVRRWVASHAEHGLAGLARKHSHYDAQFRLSVLKRMWKDGLSHRQAAALFDIRSVGCLSVWERQYERGGIEALGPRRRGKPRSMPEPPTTGTGADGPQSDEVGANRSVSNSFLPVCVDDPEAQGIERRYCPCCLFSFSMVFAACVKPGRSCL
- a CDS encoding RHE_PE00001 family protein, which gives rise to MISMRYDLAKLPIHTLLQPVSDAGAALARLDERIARSPVGQGWIERSHFADACASLWVDGELVHLEDLVLHDAGADIRAPSHELTMARDVLRARRRIASQPPGWALSIDGVRSLRGHDVVAGVPAASDSAISVAKGGMVVDLDTVGAGEGERDGLDDADPLAAAFADIDAALARSETALAGAQSPGRRRVRDRDPFIYDLDWDEDERLDEWRSVLDETGGLPAALRTIIVLDAWNTLQVLQHAPWLGRLLAAAILRQAGLTTAAHLTAINLGLKSIAVDRRRHPGRNTRLLALLNGIVAAADLGLKEHDRLALARQVLERRLIGRRASSKLPKLIDLVMARPLVSTGMVAEALGVTPRAALRIVEELGLREMTGRGRFRAWGVI
- a CDS encoding DUF3606 domain-containing protein, with the translated sequence MSDDPKKTGQDRKLVSNQEHEIAHVMKSAGVTRQMAKKAIKEAGPSRDKVMAYLKDQK
- a CDS encoding DUF433 domain-containing protein, with product MTAVAEMLKATEAAVVSRVSLREVNRVIDEHIIPDSFVSLDNGRHVRAAACWMISFYFDSAKRLTAEERLNTIRAAEGRLLSNNVSEWSLLLLQDWTIHDEFLTIDLAPFVRRTAERLNELEAARDMVTASDDILGGTAIISGTRIPVYDVAASVTAGIPTQRILEAYPSLSERQIRLAAIFAEANPARGRPRSAGDLPEGAVIVTDRRISRRRKAG
- a CDS encoding YidB family protein, which encodes MSRGPLTALLAVLAVAGYQNRDKIAEMLRGLQNGQQTNPDGTVSQNQGGLGELLGGLTKGGLGNILGGSSPGGILSGGLGGLLDQFKQNGLGDRADSWVTTGPNQPINEPDLSQALGDDVLGELAAKTGLSKEEILSRLTRDLPKAVDDLTPDGVVPSEDHFDGLYNGPAAPTSVPSVGRVV